One Fundulus heteroclitus isolate FHET01 chromosome 1, MU-UCD_Fhet_4.1, whole genome shotgun sequence genomic window carries:
- the LOC105936431 gene encoding vesicular inhibitory amino acid transporter, with the protein MAHLIRHKISNKLTNAAHTVSNKSQAKVSGVFARLGFQAATDEEGLGFAECDDLDYDYRQGMQMDVLRREEEEGRDVDGEGELDGDTHYQRDGTGPRQATLKSGGSLEEDKPKITSWEAGWNVTNAIQGMFVLGLPYAILHGGYLGLFLIIFAAVVCCYTGKILIACLYEENEDGIKVRVRDSYVDVANACCAPRFPALGGHVVNVAQIIELVMTCILYVVVSGNLMYNSFPSFPVSQKAWSVLATAALLPCAFLKSLKAVSKFSLLCTLAHFVINILVIAYCLSRAREWAWEKVKFYIDVKKFPISIGIIVFSYTSQIFLPSLEGNMQKPSEFHCMMDWTHIAACVLKGLFALVAYLTWADATKEVITDNLPSTIRAVVNLFLVAKALLSYPLPFFAAVEVLEKSLFQDGGRAMFPDCYGPGGQLKTWGLGLRVGLVVFTLLMAVFVPHFALLMGLTGSLTGAGLCFLLPSLFHLKLQWRNLLWHHVFFDVSIFVIGGICAISGLIHSIEGLIEAYRYDIHD; encoded by the exons ATGGCTCATCTAATACGACACAAGATCTCCAACAAACTGACCAATGCGGCCCACACGGTGTCCAACAAATCCCAGGCCAAGGTCAGCGGGGTGTTCGCCCGACTGGGCTTCCAGGCCGCCACGGACGAAGAGGGTCTGGGCTTCGCCGAGTGCGACGACCTGGACTATGACTACAGGCAGGGCATGCAGATGGATGTCCTTCGgcgggaagaggaggaaggaagagACGTGGATGGAGAGGGGGAGCTTGACGGCGACACCCACTACCAGAGGGATGGTACCGGCCCGAGGCAGGCAACCCTGAAGAGCGGAGGCTCTCTGGAGGAGGACAAACCAAAAATCACGTCATGGGAAGCTGGTTGGAATGTCACCAACGCCATTCAG GGCATGTTCGTCCTCGGCCTGCCGTACGCCATCCTCCACGGCGGATACCTCGGCCTCTTCCTCATTATCTTCGCGGCGGTGGTGTGCTGCTACACGGGCAAAATCCTCATCGCGTGCCTGTACGAGGAGAACGAGGACGGCATCAAGGTGCGCGTCAGGGACTCGTACGTGGACGTGGCCAACGCCTGCTGCGCGCCGCGCTTCCCGGCGCTGGGCGGCCACGTGGTGAACGTGGCCCAGATCATCGAGCTGGTCATGACGTGCATCCTGTACGTGGTGGTCAGCGGCAACCTGATGTACAACAGCTTCCCCAGCTTCCCCGTCTCCCAGAAGGCCTGGTCGGTGCTGGCCACGGCCGCGCTGCTGCCCTGCGCCTTCCTCAAAAGCCTCAAGGCGGTCTCCAAGTTCAGCCTCCTGTGCACGCTGGCGCACTTCGTCATCAACATCCTCGTGATCGCCTACTGTCTGTCCAGGGCGCGCGAGTGGGCGTGGGAGAAGGTCAAGTTCTACATCGACGTGAAGAAGTTCCCCATTTCCATCGGCATCATTGTGTTCAGCTACACCTCCCAGATCTTTTTGCCCTCCCTGGAGGGCAATATGCAGAAGCCCAGCGAGTTCCACTGCATGATGGACTGGACCCACATCGCAGCCTGCGTCCTGAAGGGCCTCTTCGCCCTGGTGGCCTACCTGACCTGGGCCGACGCCACCAAAGAGGTCATCACGGATAATCTGCCCTCAACCATCCGGGCTGTGGTGAACCTCTTCCTTGTGGCCAAGGCGCTCCTGTCCTACCCTCTGCCGTTCTTCGCAGCTGTAGAGGTCCTGGAGAAGTCGCTGTTCCAGGACGGCGGCAGAGCCATGTTTCCTGACTGCTACGGCCCCGGCGGGCAGTTAAAAACCTGGGGTCTTGGCTTAAGAGTGGGCCTGGTGGTCTTTACCCTGCTCATGGCCGTCTTCGTCCCCCATTTTGCCCTGCTGATGGGTCTAACTGGAAGCCTGACAGGCGCAGGCCTGTGCTTCCTCTTACCGAGCCTCTTCCACCTAAAGCTCCAGTGGAGAAACCTTCTCTGGCACCACGTCTTCTTTGatgtttccatttttgttaTCGGGGGCATATGTGCCATATCAGGCTTGATCCACTCCATTGAGGGGCTCATAGAGGCGTACAGGTACGACATCCACGACTGA